A genomic stretch from Spongiibacter nanhainus includes:
- the flhF gene encoding flagellar biosynthesis protein FlhF, whose translation MNIKKYRAPDTAQAMKLVRDAHGPDAVILDCYPIQGGVEVAVSWEDAIATGSYSDPAPAQPGPAHSGPEHTRTEKTAMDVLRRRSQARDEVPANAQRPQSAPHPPDQQAGFSAGGSSQLWSQDSELHSLKQEMAAMKAMLVDQLRDHNWQQLGTQQPSQKDLHQFMTAIDIDPSLAKRLAEKVPTDEAAPLQRQILKMQLIKELPIAAAPESGAIALVGPQGAGKTTSIVKLAAQYAMRHGRDKVAILSTDVARIGAQEQLRTFGRILQLPIHLTRDAEEAAKTFRLLQSKPLLLVDTGGISFRDKAGIAELGELLSAMPGIQTYLTLPADTEAYVQSEVIDAFAHLSPQGALISRIDETMRLGSVISNLILHRLPAVWCTNGPKVPQNLSAADAEKLVNMAVKMSRHFERSRNKQTPASRPAAQPSSSMISEVV comes from the coding sequence ATGAATATTAAAAAGTATCGCGCCCCCGACACCGCCCAGGCGATGAAACTGGTACGCGACGCCCACGGTCCCGATGCAGTGATACTGGATTGCTACCCTATCCAGGGCGGCGTGGAAGTCGCTGTCAGCTGGGAGGATGCCATCGCCACCGGATCATATTCAGACCCGGCGCCAGCTCAGCCTGGCCCGGCGCACTCTGGTCCTGAACATACCCGGACGGAAAAAACCGCCATGGATGTTCTGCGTCGCCGCAGTCAGGCCCGGGACGAGGTTCCTGCGAACGCCCAGCGACCCCAGAGCGCCCCTCACCCCCCCGATCAACAAGCGGGTTTTTCGGCAGGTGGGAGCAGTCAGCTGTGGTCTCAAGACAGTGAGCTGCACAGCCTCAAGCAGGAAATGGCTGCGATGAAAGCGATGCTGGTGGATCAGCTCCGCGATCACAACTGGCAGCAGCTGGGAACTCAGCAGCCCAGCCAAAAAGATCTACACCAGTTTATGACGGCGATAGATATTGACCCGAGCCTGGCCAAACGCCTGGCTGAGAAAGTGCCCACCGATGAGGCCGCGCCGCTGCAGCGACAAATACTGAAAATGCAGTTGATCAAAGAGCTGCCTATCGCTGCGGCACCTGAGTCTGGGGCCATCGCCCTGGTTGGACCTCAAGGGGCGGGTAAAACCACCAGTATTGTCAAATTGGCGGCGCAGTATGCCATGCGTCACGGCCGCGACAAGGTCGCTATCTTGTCTACTGATGTGGCGCGGATTGGCGCCCAGGAACAGCTGCGAACCTTTGGCCGAATCCTGCAACTCCCCATCCATTTAACCCGGGATGCGGAGGAGGCGGCCAAAACCTTCCGCTTGTTGCAGAGCAAGCCACTGCTGCTAGTGGATACCGGCGGTATTTCTTTCCGCGACAAGGCGGGTATTGCCGAGCTGGGTGAACTGCTGTCAGCGATGCCCGGTATTCAAACCTATCTGACCCTGCCGGCGGATACTGAAGCTTATGTGCAGAGCGAGGTCATCGATGCCTTTGCACATCTGTCGCCTCAGGGGGCGCTGATTAGCCGCATTGACGAGACCATGCGTTTAGGTTCGGTCATTTCCAATTTAATTTTGCATCGTTTGCCAGCGGTATGGTGTACCAATGGGCCTAAAGTGCCGCAAAACCTGTCGGCCGCAGATGCTGAAAAGTTGGTCAATATGGCAGTTAAAATGTCCCGCCACTTTGAGCGGAGTCGCAATAAACAGACACCGGCCAGCCGGCCGGCGGCGCAACCATCATCGTCGATGATCTCTGAGGTAGTGTGA
- a CDS encoding MinD/ParA family protein, translated as MNPVKVISVTSGKGGVGKTNVSVNLACQLARRGRRVLLMDADLGLANVDIMLGLRPKWNLSHVLEGKCSIDDILVEGPNGISIIPAASGIKKMAELGPDQHASIINALSTLNDDYDVMVVDTAAGISDSVVSFSQASHYVLVVVTDELTSMADAYALIKVMNRDAGIRRFKILRNMVNSHDQARDGFERLNEVAQRFLDVQLEYAGFIPQDRFLNKADAAQKAVSEMYPGSDAALAFRALAENVDKWSLPEGPSGKIEFFVDRMIAEPSQAGAAM; from the coding sequence ATGAATCCAGTCAAGGTGATCTCGGTAACCAGCGGTAAAGGCGGCGTAGGCAAAACCAACGTCTCGGTAAATTTGGCCTGTCAGCTGGCCCGCCGGGGACGCCGGGTATTGTTGATGGATGCAGACCTGGGGCTGGCTAATGTCGATATCATGCTGGGCCTGCGCCCCAAGTGGAACTTGTCCCATGTTCTAGAAGGCAAGTGCAGCATCGACGATATTCTGGTGGAGGGCCCCAACGGTATTTCCATTATCCCGGCAGCGTCGGGCATCAAGAAAATGGCCGAACTGGGACCGGATCAGCACGCCAGTATTATCAACGCCTTGAGCACCTTAAACGACGATTACGACGTGATGGTGGTAGACACGGCGGCGGGGATTTCCGATAGCGTGGTGAGCTTTAGCCAGGCCAGCCACTATGTTCTGGTGGTGGTGACCGACGAGTTAACGTCGATGGCCGATGCCTACGCGCTGATCAAAGTCATGAACCGGGACGCGGGGATTCGCCGCTTCAAGATTCTCCGCAACATGGTCAACAGCCACGACCAGGCCCGGGATGGCTTTGAGCGACTGAATGAGGTTGCACAGCGTTTTCTCGATGTGCAGTTGGAGTATGCCGGGTTTATCCCCCAGGACCGCTTTCTCAACAAGGCCGATGCGGCACAAAAGGCGGTGAGCGAAATGTACCCCGGTTCTGATGCTGCTTTGGCGTTTCGTGCGCTGGCCGAAAACGTCGACAAGTGGTCACTGCCGGAAGGCCCCAGCGGCAAGATTGAATTTTTTGTCGACCGCATGATCGCCGAGCCCTCCCAAGCCGGCGCCGCGATGTAG
- a CDS encoding RNA polymerase sigma factor FliA has protein sequence MKGHATYLDVQCGNRDELVRQHADLVKRIAYHLIARLPDSVEVEDLVQSGMIGLLEAASHYRSDKGASFETYAGIRIRGAMIDQLRQNGWAPRSVSRQLRELGAAIARVEGRFGREASPREVADELGVSVDEYHRLLMDASTVQVGSLDHFGESGNETLEISDDDGPTPLEEVTDAGFQKDLAQQIDDLPEREKLVMALYYDNGLNLKEIGEVLEVSESRVCQIHSQAIVRLKSRLQGWLAA, from the coding sequence GTGAAAGGTCACGCCACATACCTGGATGTACAGTGCGGTAATCGCGACGAGCTGGTGCGCCAGCACGCCGATTTGGTCAAGCGTATTGCCTACCATTTGATCGCGCGCCTGCCCGACAGTGTTGAAGTGGAAGACCTGGTGCAATCCGGCATGATCGGTTTACTGGAGGCGGCGAGTCATTACCGCTCGGATAAAGGGGCGAGCTTTGAGACCTACGCCGGTATTCGTATCCGCGGTGCAATGATTGATCAATTGCGACAAAACGGTTGGGCTCCGCGCTCGGTGTCTCGCCAGCTTCGGGAACTGGGTGCGGCCATTGCTCGGGTAGAAGGTCGCTTTGGTAGAGAGGCCAGCCCCCGGGAAGTGGCGGATGAGCTGGGTGTCAGTGTCGATGAGTATCATCGCCTGCTGATGGATGCCAGCACCGTGCAGGTGGGCAGCCTGGATCACTTCGGTGAGAGTGGCAATGAGACCCTGGAAATCAGCGATGATGACGGCCCGACTCCTTTGGAGGAGGTCACCGACGCTGGCTTCCAGAAGGACCTGGCGCAACAGATTGACGATCTGCCAGAGCGAGAAAAACTGGTGATGGCCCTTTATTACGATAACGGCCTAAACCTGAAGGAAATAGGCGAGGTGCTGGAGGTCAGTGAATCCAGGGTCTGCCAGATTCACAGTCAGGCAATTGTGCGGCTAAAAAGCCGTTTACAGGGCTGGCTAGCTGCCTAA
- a CDS encoding DUF2802 domain-containing protein, whose amino-acid sequence MNIDYIEVLDQLALWLQNVDSQTLLGGVFSLLGATVLLSMAVRYFRARKRDASASQQASLTGDGLYEPNPAAANAKSAAKSKDSLIGKSKAKTADKVTLDGDDSALAGSASSATEPGGSLELILRQQRLIDSLAERVQALEGYLEMISSRQQKSEAGHRDRLYYQDAIRAAKSGANAEELAEQFNLPAAEANLIISLSGRQARAA is encoded by the coding sequence ATGAACATTGACTATATCGAGGTGCTGGATCAACTGGCATTGTGGCTACAAAACGTGGACAGCCAAACTCTGCTGGGCGGCGTATTTTCACTGCTGGGGGCGACGGTGCTTTTGAGCATGGCGGTTCGCTATTTCCGCGCTCGCAAGCGAGATGCTAGTGCCAGTCAGCAGGCTTCACTCACCGGCGATGGCCTTTATGAGCCCAATCCCGCGGCGGCCAACGCCAAATCGGCTGCCAAGTCGAAAGACAGCTTGATAGGCAAGTCAAAGGCTAAGACCGCTGACAAGGTCACCCTGGACGGCGATGATAGCGCCCTGGCCGGCAGTGCGTCATCAGCCACCGAGCCCGGCGGCAGTTTGGAGCTGATTTTGCGGCAGCAGCGCCTGATCGATAGCCTAGCTGAACGGGTACAGGCTCTGGAGGGCTACCTGGAAATGATATCCAGCCGTCAACAGAAGTCTGAAGCGGGGCACCGGGACCGCCTGTATTATCAGGATGCGATTCGGGCCGCAAAATCCGGTGCCAATGCTGAGGAACTGGCAGAGCAATTCAATCTGCCGGCGGCGGAAGCTAATCTGATTATCTCTTTGTCCGGGCGCCAAGCACGAGCCGCTTAG